GGATTTGGAAAAATCTGGTGAACGGGTTAAGATAGTGGAGAAAGGTAGTGGAGCTAAATTTCCTAATGTTGAAATTAAAAATCCTTTAGGAAAGAATATTAAGAAACACATTTCAAAACATGATTATGAATCATTTAGAAAGCAAGCAGATTATCTGACTGATAGTCAGTTAGCACAAAAATTAGAAAAAAATAGCTTTTTCAATCCTGAATGGTCTACTAATGATATGAACAAATATGTTGAAATAGCATATAATGATTTATTAACACAGGGGAAAACAGGTAAACATGTTTATGAGATTGCAGGAGAAAAGATTACTATTGTTATCAAAAATGATGGGGTTTTGGATACAGCATTTGGAAGTCACAAATTATCAGTAAGTGATTTTAGAAAGTAAAGGTGAGATATAATGATTAACATTAAGTTTAAAATTTTCACTTCCTATATTGAAGATGATGATGATCTAAAAGGTGAGTATGGGTATTTTCAATTTTGTGTGGATGATAAAACATACGGAGAGTACAGAGAAGATATTGAATTGGATATACTATCAATGAATATTTATGACTGGTTCAGTAATTTTGTTCAAGCATTTATATTGCTTAAAAATAACAATATAGTTTATATCAGTGATGTAGAGACATCGGAAATATGGATAAAGATGATAACCGATAAGGAAAATATTCAAATTAGTGAAATCTATGCGAATAAACCTGATGGAAGTCACTCAGTTGAAACAGATATAAATCTAGATGAAAAAACTAAAATATGGGAAAAAACTGTAAAAGTTCAAGATTTTCAAAAAGAGTTAGTTTTGAAAGGAGAACAATATTTATCAGAATTGAAAAAATTAAACAGCGCAACGAATGAATACATTCAAAAATTAGAGATACAATTAAAAGAAATTAAATGACAGAAACATGCTTTTCTGATAAAGAACTTATAAAAATTCGAAAATAATTGATTGTGAATTTTTCAGGTCTAATATTTATGAAAATAAATTTGTTAATGTAGCTATAAAAAACACAAATTTTCAAAAAATGTTATTTTTCAAATTCAGTATTTAGCAATATTGATTTTTCAAATGCATCTTTGGATTCTTTGTAATATATTGATTGTTACTTTAAAGAAGTAATCGGGATTGAAAGTATTATTGCAAATGGTTTAATCCTAAAAAATTCTTTGAGTAATACTTATTTAAATGACGCTGAGAATATTAGAAATTATATTATAAAGAGTGGGCTTTTTTTAATTTCCAATAAAATGTTATAATTAATTGATTTTATAATTTAGCAAAATATATAAGGACGTGTTTCAATGGAAAAAATTTCTTCTCCCATCATACGTGAGATAAAATACAATGAGAAGGATTTAGAGAAGTTTGAAGATATAATTTGCAAAGAGGAAGATACTAATAAAAAGATTCTTCTAAACTATCCAACTGTATACATTATCAATGATAAAAAAAATAATGAAAAGTTTTCTGTTTATATAGGAGAAACTGCCGATATTAAACGAAGAACTATTCAACACCTTAATATTGATCCAAAAAAACATGTTGAGTGGGAAAAACTTTCAACATCAGAAACTTCTAAAATGCTTGTAATTGGTCATAATCATTTTAATAAATCTTTGACATTAGATATAGAGAATCGATTAATGTTATACTTATCCAGTGCCGATAAAGTTGATTCTTTGTATAACCGACGTATGAATGAACAGAATGAGTATTATACATCTAATGAATTAGATTCAATTTTTTCAAAAGTATGGACTGGTTTACGTAAAATAAATAAAGATTTATTTCCAATAGAAAGAATAATTAAAGACTCTGCTATTTTTAAAGCTTCACCTTTTCACAAATTAACAGACGAGCAAATTCGTGCAAAAGATTTTATATTATTAAGAATAATGGAAGCATTAACAAGAGAAAAAAAAGGACGACTAATTTTGGTAGCTGGTGAAGCTGGATCTGGAAAAACTGTTTTAATGAGTAGTTTATTTTATGAGTTAAGCCAACTAGAACAAAATGGTGATGAAAACATCATTTATAAAGATCTGACTAGCTTTTTACTAGTTAACCATGATCAGCAATTAAAAGTATATCAGCAAATTTCAAATAAATTAGGTATTACATCTAAAAAGAAATCTAACTTAGTTAGTAAACCAACAACATTTATAAATAACCATTCACCAGAAGAACCTGTAGATGTAGTAATTGTTGATGAAGCGCATCTGCTTTGGACGCAAGGAAAACAAGCTTATAGAGGAAAAAATCAACTATATGATTTATTAGAACGTGCCAAAGTTGTTGTTGCAGTTTTCGATCCGAATCAAGTGTTAACGACAGAACAATTTTGGGAAGCTGAAGAGTTAGCTAAATTACAGCATGAAACGATTCAAAACAATAACTATATTCTTCTTGCTAATCAATTAAGAATTAATTCAGATAAACAAACGGTAGAGTGGATTCGTTCGCTAATAGATGAACAGAAAATTAATGTCATTCCTCAAGATAAAAAAGGATACGATTTACAAATCTTTGACAGTCCTGATGAATTACATAAGGCAATAAAAGAAAAAGCGAAAAATCAAAATGCAGGAATTTCAAGAGTCATTGCAACGTTTGATTGGGATTATGTTAATAAGAAAAAGCCTGAAAATGAAGACTATTGGAATGTCAAAATTAATGGTTGGTCACTTCCATGGAATTTACAGCTTCCTCAAACGAAAGAACAGAAGATAAAAAATAGAAATTTATCTTGGGCTGAACAAGAACAGACGATAGATGAAGTTGGTTCAACATTTACAGTTCAAGGATTCGATCTTAACTATGCAGGCGTTATTATTGGTCCTTCAGTAAAATATAGGAATAATAAAATTGTCTTTGATAGAGAAGGTAGCAGAAATAAGAAAGCTACTCAAAAAAGAAAATTAAAAGATAATAGCAAAGAATATTTTTCTGATACTCTGCTTAAAAACGAACTTAATGTACTCCTGACTAGGGGAGTTAATGGACTATATATTTATGCAGTTGATAAAGAGTTGCAACAAGCATTGGTAAATGCAAAAAAAGAAATGAGTGAAAATAATAATGAATGAAACTAAAAATAGTATGCAAAAGATTAAAGCGTTTCGTGATGATCGTGACTGGCGTCAGTTTCATAATGAGAAAGATTTAGCCATTTCAATTTCACTCGAAGCTTCTGAGTTGTTAGAACTATTCCAATGGAAAACATCTGAGGAAGTAAAAGCTTCAAAAATAGAAAGAATCAAAGAAGAACTTGCAGATATATTGATTTATTCATATATGCTAGCTGATAATCTTGATTTTGACATAGATGATATAATTGAAGAGAAATTATTCAAGAATAATATTAAATATCCAATTAATAAAAGTAAAGGTACAAAAAAAAAGTATACTGATTTCAATTAAGATGATAAACTAGGAACACTCTAATTAGTGAGCCTAGTTTATTTTAATTTTATGTTCTCAAAACTTCACTCGAAACCTTCCTCTCCCCATCCAACTTCCGAACCTTCTCCTCCTCAATCTCCATCAACCTTATAAACTCCTCAAAAAAAGCATGAAACAAATGCCCACAAGCATAATACTCCTTCACAACCTTTTTTTTATTAATCGGCCCTTTCCGAAACTGAAAAAAATGATCCAACACAGCAAGCGGCTCTTCCCAAGACTGCAACCGATCCAACGTATGCTGCAAATCCGTAATATCCTGATAAGGAATCACCTTTAAACTCTGACCTTCTTTTTTCATAACCCAATTCCTCCCTTTTTAAAAATACTCTTAAAACCATTAACACGAAGCGCTGAACACTATCATCCAACGCCTCATATACGTAACTCATCTATCTGCGCATTGACTCGGGCAACTATTAAACAAACCAGTGATAAAAACGACTTACAGATGATTTTTCCAAGCCTCGTGATGTTTCGATCACTTTCTTCTCAAAGCAAAACAAAAAACGCTATTGTAGTTTTCGTGAACTATCAATACCGTCATCAATCTCCTAGATAAAGCCCAAACCTTCCAAAAAATACAAAATCCCAACCAAAAGTTTCCAGACAGACTAGAAAATCCCAGTAAAATTAGGTACAATAAAAAGAGTTAGTGCTTTTGTGCTAGCAATTGGCAACTTGTATAGATAGTTTGTGCTGTCTATGCAAGGCTTCATCATGTGATTGCTGTCAGATGATGAAGTGCTTTTTTATTTTGCACCATCCCGACTGACCAAAAGGCAGAGTGGATGATGCAAAGTACAAGGTGAACGAAGTGAACGTTGTTTCCTTGTCTTATATCTATAATTGATCATTTGCTTTACTTTGAACGAAACCTCCTTTCACCAGATTTGTAGAATAGAAAAAAACGATATCAGGTAACCTCACCCAATATCGTTTACAATAGTCCAAAGAATCATCTACCACTTATTTAAAGTAACCTAAAGAGAATCCAAGAAACCTATAGAAAAATAGGCAAACTTTAGGTACAATGAAAGAAGCTAGTACATGTTGCTAGCACTATTGGCAACTTGTTTGGGCAGTTTGTGCTGTCATTACAAGGCTTCAAATGCTTGGTTGCTGCCAGGCTTTGAAGTGCCAATTTATTTTTATATTCAGATTTGAACAGTTCATGTTGATATGAACTGTTTTTTATTGGACATCACAGCGATTGCTTGAAGAGCTGATGATACGCAATACTTAGCGACTGAAGAGAGAGAAGTTTCCCTCGTTCTATTCTACCTCTTAAGTATATCCGAAAAGACTACGAACACGCAACATAATTTTTCTTACAAATACGATTAAATAACACTCAAAATCGCTCCCTTATATATAAGGAAAAATAACAAAAAAATTTTTTAAAATCAAAAATCATAGCAATGATTTAAGGAATAAAATGTACCGACTTATAGTCGTTTTATCGATATTTATTGTCTTGAATTATTTACTTTTAAGGTTTGATGTGATAATGTTGGTTAAAAATAAGAAAAATTATATGGTCAGGAATCAATACTATTTAAGTCTGAAAAGGATTAATCATGAAAAAATTGAGTATCGTTACAACCTTTTTAATCTTGTTGATTATTTTTGTAGGGTGTTCAAAGAACATAGAGGAGAATGATACAAACATGAAAAGTGGAGAAAGTTTTGCACACATACGTCATTTAATAGGAACTATAACCGCTATTAGGGAAGAATCACTTATTGTGAATACAGCAACAGAAATAAGTTCTAAACAAACATCTGATGATCTAGATATTCCTAAAGGAAGTGAAATTTACATTTTTATTCCTTTTAAAGAGATTCGAGAGGATGTTTTGAAAAAGGTAAAAACGAATGAGAAGGTAAGAATTTCATATTCTAATATAGCTATAACAAATGGCGTTTATACGTTAACGATTGTAGAAGATAGTCAAATTACGAAAGAAAACTAAACTAGATAGGGATAGTAGGAACTAAGAAATGAAAGGCTACTATTATTTAAATGAGTGACAATTGATTTACTTTAATACGAAACAAAAAACTGTACAAGTAGCGTATGTAGAATTCGCTACTTGTACAGTTTTCTATGTGCTAAAACATCAAATCCGTTTATAAATAATCGGTCTATCAAATCCAAACACTCGTTTATCACCATTAAACAGTTCCTCTTTTATGACCAATGCCTCATCAGATAGCTCTTGCTTTAAGATAAACGCTGTTGTTTTTGTAAACATGCTATGTGATTCGCCAGTAAACGTACCATCATGTTCCGTATAATGCAATGGCTCAAATTTGTCAGATTCTGAGAGATCAGAAAAATCAATGTCTTTTAGTGTATCAAATTTCGCATTCATTAATTCTTTTGGCACAGTGATTGATTTTAATACTACATCACCAGATTCATCCGTTGAAAACAGAAAAATATCTGATTTGAATTTCTCCTTATTTTTCAACGTATAGTAACTTTCTTCATGCAAAAATACCCCATCGAAATCCTTTGGACGATTCACAATCAGATCATTTAGAAGCGTATTATTGTGAATTGCAAAAGGAAACTGCGCTTGTTCCTCTTCCGATAGAGACTGAAACTGCTCACTATTATCGAAACGTCCACTTAATAATTGAATAACCTTCTTTAAATTTTCCATATAATTCACT
The DNA window shown above is from Enterococcus sp. 12C11_DIV0727 and carries:
- a CDS encoding pentapeptide repeat-containing protein — encoded protein: MFKKCYFSNSVFSNIDFSNASLDSL
- a CDS encoding DUF2075 domain-containing protein produces the protein MEKISSPIIREIKYNEKDLEKFEDIICKEEDTNKKILLNYPTVYIINDKKNNEKFSVYIGETADIKRRTIQHLNIDPKKHVEWEKLSTSETSKMLVIGHNHFNKSLTLDIENRLMLYLSSADKVDSLYNRRMNEQNEYYTSNELDSIFSKVWTGLRKINKDLFPIERIIKDSAIFKASPFHKLTDEQIRAKDFILLRIMEALTREKKGRLILVAGEAGSGKTVLMSSLFYELSQLEQNGDENIIYKDLTSFLLVNHDQQLKVYQQISNKLGITSKKKSNLVSKPTTFINNHSPEEPVDVVIVDEAHLLWTQGKQAYRGKNQLYDLLERAKVVVAVFDPNQVLTTEQFWEAEELAKLQHETIQNNNYILLANQLRINSDKQTVEWIRSLIDEQKINVIPQDKKGYDLQIFDSPDELHKAIKEKAKNQNAGISRVIATFDWDYVNKKKPENEDYWNVKINGWSLPWNLQLPQTKEQKIKNRNLSWAEQEQTIDEVGSTFTVQGFDLNYAGVIIGPSVKYRNNKIVFDREGSRNKKATQKRKLKDNSKEYFSDTLLKNELNVLLTRGVNGLYIYAVDKELQQALVNAKKEMSENNNE
- a CDS encoding nucleotide pyrophosphohydrolase; its protein translation is MNETKNSMQKIKAFRDDRDWRQFHNEKDLAISISLEASELLELFQWKTSEEVKASKIERIKEELADILIYSYMLADNLDFDIDDIIEEKLFKNNIKYPINKSKGTKKKYTDFN